One segment of Agrococcus sp. ProA11 DNA contains the following:
- a CDS encoding TadE/TadG family type IV pilus assembly protein: MRLADERGSAVAEFTMVAGLLVVLVLAVMQLALAMHVRATLSDAAREGARHASLVGSDPAAGIARTRALITTAIGPRYTEQITAATATVAGLETIEIRVAAPLPLFGLLGPTALEVTGHAPVESVG; encoded by the coding sequence ATGCGGCTGGCCGACGAGCGCGGCTCGGCGGTCGCCGAGTTCACCATGGTGGCTGGGCTGCTCGTCGTGCTCGTGCTCGCTGTCATGCAGCTGGCCCTCGCGATGCACGTGCGGGCGACGCTCTCGGATGCGGCGCGCGAGGGTGCGCGCCACGCATCGCTGGTCGGTTCCGATCCGGCGGCGGGCATCGCACGAACCCGGGCGCTGATCACCACGGCGATCGGGCCGCGATACACGGAGCAGATCACCGCGGCGACCGCGACCGTCGCCGGCCTCGAGACGATCGAGATCCGCGTCGCGGCACCGTTGCCGCTGTTCGGCCTGCTCGGGCCCACCGCCCTGGAGGTGACGGGCCATGCGCCGGTCGAGTCGGTCGGCTGA
- a CDS encoding pilus assembly protein TadG-related protein, producing the protein MSGTLRRLAREDAGSTLVLTIGFAALALALILAVTAATSLLIERRRLFTVADGAALAAAEAFALEQVRFDGGAATPALADAAVDRAAAEWTARAAGELTAIRVDGASADARSASVSVSSVWHAPVVSILLPEGIRLDVTSTARAVFVD; encoded by the coding sequence GTGAGCGGCACGCTGCGGCGACTCGCGAGGGAGGACGCGGGATCGACGCTCGTGCTCACGATCGGCTTCGCGGCGCTCGCGCTCGCGCTGATCCTGGCCGTGACGGCGGCGACGAGCCTGCTGATCGAGCGGCGACGCCTGTTCACGGTGGCCGACGGAGCGGCGCTCGCGGCCGCCGAGGCCTTCGCGCTCGAGCAGGTGCGCTTCGACGGCGGCGCCGCGACGCCGGCGCTCGCCGATGCCGCCGTCGATCGCGCCGCAGCCGAGTGGACAGCGCGCGCCGCGGGCGAGCTCACGGCGATCCGCGTCGATGGCGCGAGCGCCGATGCCCGCAGCGCCTCCGTCAGCGTCTCGAGCGTGTGGCACGCCCCGGTGGTCTCGATCCTGCTGCCGGAGGGCATCCGACTCGATGTCACCTCGACGGCCCGGGCAGTCTTCGTCGATTGA
- a CDS encoding PKD domain-containing protein, with protein MERRQESRRAPVIGGVIAALVLSLALPAPATAADDDAPFTLVVLPDTQNYSYANQAVLDAQLTWVRDSMADLDAAFVMQVGDLVSDWDNPRHWENVSGAFEILDDADVPYTVLPGNHDFDEATGDVSVFNSHFPPSRHADAAWNTAERRYGGYLGQSQFGPDPIDRGNADNYALFTAGGTDFLVLNLEWEAPGYALDWADRVLDAHPNRTVIMATHSFLTVNGLRMTTPQRPGGTSTAALWEQFVSTHCQIRLVVAGHSNVGDLGEANRTDLNSCGQPVQQILTDYQSRANGGNGWLRYYTFDPAANTMRATTYSPTLDQFETDANSAFTVPFELSETPPTPQTAIAADAFGRSTASGWGTADVGGPWTVSLGSTGPLSVSGGVGRMSLIPGQTRMAGLDSIATTDAVVDLKVASGSASSGGAAHTTIIGRQVGSSTYGLNVRFEPGGRLRLYLLRGNTALDVADQSWTAGVPLSIRLSVSGTSPTQLAAKVWPAGGSEPTGWQLQATDAAAALQSPGSVAIRSSVSSSSSVPSTVLSFDDLQVVSATAPPPPPPPPANEPPAAVIGTPTIDDLTVSLTGAASSDPDGTVVSHAWLFGDGTGAAGPTTTHTYGAAGSYTITLTVTDDAGATASATRAVTVSSAPPPPPPPPPPPGDDVLAADGFARTVGSGWGTADVGGAWTVSAGTSSPLSVADGAGRMTLIPSQTRFASLASVSTTEAVVEVRLRSEVASSGGAAHTTLIGRQVGGSSYGLNVRFEPGGQLRVYLLRDNTALGAYTGTWTPGEDLTARLSVTGTSPTQLAAKIWPTGGTEPADWQLVATDSAGALQSAGSVTIKGSVSSSSSVASTRLVFDDLRITAPAAP; from the coding sequence GTGGAACGACGTCAAGAGTCTCGGAGGGCACCCGTCATCGGGGGCGTCATCGCCGCGCTCGTCCTGAGCCTCGCGCTGCCGGCGCCCGCCACTGCGGCCGATGACGATGCCCCGTTCACGCTCGTCGTGCTGCCGGACACCCAGAACTACAGCTACGCGAACCAGGCGGTGCTGGATGCGCAGCTGACCTGGGTGCGCGACTCGATGGCCGACCTCGACGCTGCGTTCGTGATGCAAGTGGGCGATCTCGTGAGCGACTGGGACAACCCGCGGCACTGGGAGAACGTGTCGGGCGCGTTCGAGATCCTCGATGACGCCGACGTGCCGTACACCGTGCTGCCGGGCAACCACGACTTCGACGAGGCCACGGGCGATGTGAGCGTCTTCAACAGCCACTTCCCGCCGAGCCGGCACGCCGACGCCGCCTGGAACACCGCCGAGCGCCGCTACGGCGGCTACCTCGGTCAGAGCCAGTTCGGCCCCGATCCGATCGACCGCGGGAACGCCGACAACTACGCGCTCTTCACCGCGGGCGGCACCGACTTCCTGGTGCTCAACCTGGAGTGGGAGGCGCCCGGCTACGCGCTCGACTGGGCAGATCGCGTGCTCGACGCGCACCCGAATCGCACGGTCATCATGGCCACCCACAGCTTCCTCACCGTCAACGGCCTACGCATGACCACGCCGCAGCGGCCCGGCGGCACCTCGACGGCCGCGCTGTGGGAGCAGTTCGTCAGCACGCACTGCCAGATCCGCCTGGTGGTCGCCGGCCATTCGAACGTCGGCGATCTCGGCGAGGCGAATCGCACCGATCTCAACAGCTGCGGCCAGCCGGTGCAGCAGATCCTCACCGACTACCAGTCGCGCGCGAACGGCGGCAACGGCTGGCTGCGGTACTACACCTTCGACCCGGCAGCGAACACGATGCGGGCGACGACCTACTCCCCCACGCTCGATCAGTTCGAGACCGATGCGAACTCCGCGTTCACGGTCCCGTTCGAGCTCAGCGAGACGCCACCCACACCGCAGACGGCGATCGCCGCCGACGCCTTCGGCCGCTCGACGGCATCGGGCTGGGGCACGGCGGATGTCGGCGGGCCGTGGACGGTGAGCCTCGGCAGCACCGGCCCACTGTCGGTGAGCGGCGGCGTCGGCCGGATGTCGCTCATCCCCGGGCAGACGCGCATGGCGGGGCTCGACTCCATCGCCACGACCGACGCGGTCGTCGACCTTAAGGTCGCGTCGGGCTCGGCGTCGAGCGGCGGAGCCGCCCACACGACCATCATCGGCAGACAGGTCGGCAGCTCGACCTACGGGCTGAACGTGCGCTTCGAACCGGGCGGACGGCTGCGCCTCTACCTGCTGCGCGGCAACACCGCGCTGGACGTCGCGGACCAGAGCTGGACAGCCGGCGTGCCGCTGTCGATCCGGCTCTCCGTCAGCGGTACCAGCCCGACGCAGCTGGCCGCGAAGGTGTGGCCCGCCGGCGGCAGCGAGCCGACCGGCTGGCAGCTGCAGGCGACGGATGCCGCGGCGGCGCTGCAGTCCCCCGGCAGCGTCGCGATCCGCTCGTCGGTGAGCTCCTCATCCAGCGTGCCCTCGACCGTGCTGAGCTTCGACGACCTCCAGGTCGTCTCCGCAACCGCGCCGCCCCCACCGCCACCGCCGCCCGCGAACGAGCCTCCTGCTGCGGTCATCGGGACGCCGACGATCGACGACCTGACGGTCTCGCTCACCGGTGCCGCCTCATCCGACCCCGACGGCACCGTCGTCAGCCACGCCTGGCTGTTCGGCGACGGCACGGGTGCCGCGGGTCCCACCACGACGCACACCTACGGCGCCGCCGGCAGCTACACGATCACCCTCACGGTCACCGACGACGCGGGGGCGACCGCGAGCGCGACGCGCGCCGTCACGGTCAGCAGCGCGCCGCCGCCTCCCCCGCCTCCCCCACCGCCGCCCGGCGATGACGTGCTCGCGGCCGACGGCTTCGCGCGCACGGTCGGCTCCGGTTGGGGCACCGCCGATGTCGGCGGTGCGTGGACGGTCAGCGCCGGCACCAGCTCGCCGCTGTCGGTCGCCGATGGCGCGGGTCGCATGACGCTCATCCCGAGCCAGACCCGGTTCGCGAGCCTCGCGTCGGTGTCGACGACGGAGGCCGTGGTGGAGGTGCGGCTGCGCTCGGAGGTCGCCTCCAGCGGTGGCGCCGCGCACACGACGCTCATCGGCCGCCAGGTCGGCGGCTCGTCCTACGGCCTCAACGTGCGCTTCGAACCCGGCGGGCAGCTGCGCGTCTACCTGCTGCGCGACAACACGGCGCTCGGCGCCTACACCGGCACCTGGACGCCGGGCGAGGACCTCACCGCCAGGCTCTCCGTCACCGGCACGAGCCCGACGCAGCTCGCGGCGAAGATCTGGCCGACCGGCGGCACCGAGCCCGCCGACTGGCAGCTCGTCGCCACCGACAGTGCCGGCGCGCTGCAGAGCGCGGGCTCGGTCACGATCAAGGGCTCGGTGAGCTCGTCGTCCTCGGTCGCCTCCACGCGGCTCGTCTTCGACGATCTGCGCATCACCGCGCCCGCCGCCCCGTAG
- a CDS encoding MFS transporter has product MSGLDQSERFPWRRIAGAAYVPTAAFAIGEGAVIPYIPLIAGDLGASLAVAAVVAAMLTVGQLAGDVPGGSVVARFGERPTMIGAGLLVLAAVALAFVSTTVWMLGAAIFILGLGHAVFALARHAFMTTYVPLRYRARALSTLGGIFRMGMFVGPLLGSAVLGLGFGLSAVWIVCALGTVIAIVVLFVLPDPSSVFERTRPTTGVIELRQERSGIWTVVRQHATVLLTVGVGAAMLSLARQARNVLLPLWAISIGLDGVTTGLVIGIAGGVDFALFFISGWVMDRFGRLWSVVPSLALMALSFLLLALTHDVDAAVLWFWIAAMVMALGNGLGSGILMTLGADLADPRNPAPFLGAWRLTTDAGGAAAPLLISLLISVASIAWAAGGLTALCVLGAAMLLRWLPRKPRA; this is encoded by the coding sequence GTGAGCGGTCTCGATCAGTCCGAACGGTTTCCCTGGCGCAGGATCGCGGGCGCCGCCTACGTGCCGACCGCGGCCTTCGCGATCGGCGAGGGCGCCGTCATCCCCTACATCCCGCTCATCGCCGGCGACCTGGGCGCATCGCTCGCGGTCGCCGCCGTCGTGGCGGCCATGCTCACCGTCGGCCAGCTGGCGGGCGATGTGCCGGGCGGCAGCGTCGTCGCGCGGTTCGGCGAACGACCGACCATGATCGGCGCCGGACTGCTCGTGCTCGCCGCCGTGGCGCTCGCCTTCGTCTCGACGACGGTGTGGATGCTGGGCGCGGCGATCTTCATCCTGGGACTCGGCCACGCGGTGTTCGCGCTCGCACGGCACGCGTTCATGACCACCTACGTGCCGCTGCGCTACCGGGCCAGAGCGCTGTCGACCCTCGGCGGCATCTTCCGCATGGGCATGTTCGTCGGCCCGCTGCTCGGCTCGGCGGTGCTGGGGCTCGGCTTCGGCCTGAGCGCCGTGTGGATCGTCTGCGCGCTCGGCACGGTCATCGCGATCGTCGTGCTGTTCGTGCTGCCCGATCCCTCGTCGGTGTTCGAGCGCACGCGGCCGACGACCGGCGTGATCGAGCTGCGGCAGGAGCGGTCGGGCATCTGGACGGTCGTGCGGCAGCACGCGACGGTGCTGCTGACGGTCGGGGTCGGCGCCGCGATGCTGTCGCTCGCGCGGCAGGCCCGCAACGTGCTGCTGCCGCTGTGGGCCATCTCGATCGGCCTCGACGGCGTCACCACCGGCCTCGTCATCGGCATCGCAGGCGGCGTCGACTTCGCGCTGTTCTTCATCTCCGGCTGGGTGATGGATCGGTTCGGCCGGCTGTGGAGCGTGGTGCCGTCGCTCGCGCTCATGGCCCTGTCGTTCCTGCTGCTGGCGCTCACGCACGATGTGGACGCCGCCGTGCTGTGGTTCTGGATCGCCGCGATGGTGATGGCGCTCGGCAACGGGCTGGGCTCCGGCATCCTCATGACCCTCGGCGCCGACCTCGCCGATCCGCGCAACCCCGCCCCGTTCCTGGGTGCGTGGCGACTGACGACGGATGCCGGTGGCGCCGCCGCGCCGCTGCTGATCTCGCTGCTGATCTCGGTGGCGTCGATCGCCTGGGCCGCTGGCGGTCTGACCGCGCTGTGCGTGCTCGGCGCGGCGATGCTGCTGCGCTGGCTGCCGCGCAAGCCACGCGCGTAG
- the prfB gene encoding peptide chain release factor 2 yields MADIDIAGEIAELRSTFFDIKSVLDADRLRADIDRLSAAAGAPDLWDDPDAAQKVTSELSHAQADLKRISETESRIDDLEVLVEMANEEADEATQAEAKKELKSLQKLISELEVRTLLDGEFDQLPAVVTIRAGAGGVDASDFAEMLLRMYLRYAEQHGMPVSVYETSYAEEAGIKSASFEIDAPYAFGNMAVEAGTHRLVRMSPFGAAGKRQTSFAAVEVVPLFEQVDQVEVPENDIRVDVFRSSGPGGQSVNTTDSAVRITHIPTGVVVSMQNEKSQIQNRAAAMRVLQSRLMLLKREEEAARKKDLAGNISASWGDQMRSYVLAPYQMVKDLRTLHEVNNPSAVFDGDLDGFIAAGIRWRKRQQQETDD; encoded by the coding sequence ATGGCCGATATCGACATCGCCGGCGAGATCGCCGAGCTGCGCTCCACCTTCTTCGACATCAAGTCGGTGCTCGACGCCGACCGTCTGCGAGCCGACATCGACCGGCTCTCGGCGGCTGCCGGTGCCCCCGACCTCTGGGACGACCCGGATGCCGCGCAGAAGGTCACGAGCGAGCTCAGCCACGCGCAGGCAGACCTGAAGCGCATCAGCGAGACCGAGTCGCGCATCGACGACCTCGAGGTGCTCGTCGAGATGGCGAACGAAGAGGCCGACGAGGCGACGCAGGCCGAGGCCAAGAAGGAGCTCAAGAGCCTGCAGAAGCTGATCTCCGAGCTGGAGGTGCGGACGCTGCTCGACGGCGAGTTCGACCAGCTACCGGCCGTCGTCACGATCCGCGCCGGCGCCGGCGGCGTCGACGCCTCCGACTTCGCCGAGATGCTGCTGCGCATGTACCTGCGGTACGCCGAGCAGCACGGCATGCCCGTCTCGGTGTACGAGACGAGCTACGCGGAGGAGGCGGGCATCAAGTCCGCCTCGTTCGAGATCGACGCCCCCTATGCCTTCGGCAACATGGCGGTCGAGGCTGGCACGCACCGGCTGGTGCGCATGAGCCCCTTCGGCGCCGCGGGCAAGCGCCAGACCTCGTTCGCGGCGGTGGAGGTAGTGCCGCTGTTCGAGCAGGTCGATCAGGTCGAGGTGCCCGAGAACGACATCCGGGTCGACGTCTTCCGCTCGTCCGGTCCGGGTGGTCAGAGCGTCAACACCACCGACTCGGCGGTGCGCATCACGCACATCCCCACGGGTGTCGTCGTCTCGATGCAGAACGAGAAGAGCCAGATCCAGAACCGCGCCGCCGCGATGCGTGTGCTGCAGAGCCGCCTCATGCTGCTCAAGCGCGAGGAGGAGGCTGCGCGCAAGAAGGACCTCGCGGGCAACATCTCGGCCAGCTGGGGCGACCAGATGCGCTCCTACGTGCTCGCGCCGTACCAGATGGTGAAGGACCTGCGCACGCTGCACGAGGTCAACAACCCGTCGGCGGTCTTCGACGGCGACCTCGACGGGTTCA